The genomic stretch TTCACTAGAATACCATGGGCACCCCTGAAAAAATCCGCGTCGGCCTCGGCGAGAAAAGTTACGATATTTATGTGGGCACGGGCCTGATTGCGCGTGCCGGAGAGTTTCTGCAGCCACATCTGAACCGGGACAGGGTTGTGGTTGTGACTGATGAAACCGTCGGCGGCCTTTACCTGTCGCCCCTGTCGGGTGCACTTGCTGAAGCGGGGATTGCAGTCGAGGCGATTACGCTGCCCCCGGGCGAGAAAACGAAAAGTTTCGAGCAGCTTGAAACGCTGTGCAATCAGTTGATCGCACTCAAAGTTGAGCGCAGCGACCTGATTATCGCGCTGGGCGGCGGGGTGATCGGAGACCTCACCGGGTTTGCCGCCGCCATCCTGAGGCGCGGGTGCCGATTTCTGCAAATCCCGACGACCCTGCTGGCACAGGTAGACAGCTCCGTCGGCGGCAAGACAGCAATCAATGCCAGCCACGGCAAAAATCTCATCGGTGCCTTTCATCAACCCGTGCAGGTGCTGGCGGATATAGATGTGCTGCAATCTTTGCCGGAACGGGAATTGCGGGCCGGATATGCCGAAGTGGCAAAATATGGCTTGCTCGGCGATGCCGAATTTTTTGCCTGGCTTGAGGAAAATGGCGCTGACCTGCTCAATGGTGATGCCAGTCTCAGGGCAGCGGCCGTGACGCATTCCGTGAAAGCCAAGGCAAAAATTGTTGAACTGGACGAAAAAGAGCATGGCCTCCGGGCGCTTCTGAATCTCGGGCATACTTTTGGCCACGCATTTGAGGCAGAAACCGGCTTTTCCGAGAGGCTGCTGCATGGCGAAGCTGTCGCGCTGGGAATGGTTATGGCCTTCGAGTATTCAGCAACCAAAGGCTTCTGCGCACACGAAGACGCTACAAAGGTTCGCGCGCATCTTGCCGCAACCGGATTGCCCGTGAATACCAAAGACATTGACGGGCTGGATACATCCGCTGAAGCGCTTCTGGATCACATTTTTCAGGACAAGAAAGTGACCTCGGGGCAACTCACCTTTATTCTCGCAAAGGGAATCGGAGAGGCATTCATTGCCAACGATGTGCCCCCAGCAGAGATCAGGAATTTTCTCTCCGCCAA from Parvularcula sp. IMCC14364 encodes the following:
- the aroB gene encoding 3-dehydroquinate synthase, yielding MGTPEKIRVGLGEKSYDIYVGTGLIARAGEFLQPHLNRDRVVVVTDETVGGLYLSPLSGALAEAGIAVEAITLPPGEKTKSFEQLETLCNQLIALKVERSDLIIALGGGVIGDLTGFAAAILRRGCRFLQIPTTLLAQVDSSVGGKTAINASHGKNLIGAFHQPVQVLADIDVLQSLPERELRAGYAEVAKYGLLGDAEFFAWLEENGADLLNGDASLRAAAVTHSVKAKAKIVELDEKEHGLRALLNLGHTFGHAFEAETGFSERLLHGEAVALGMVMAFEYSATKGFCAHEDATKVRAHLAATGLPVNTKDIDGLDTSAEALLDHIFQDKKVTSGQLTFILAKGIGEAFIANDVPPAEIRNFLSAKLDP